In the Dolichospermum flos-aquae CCAP 1403/13F genome, CCCTTGCTGGGCATGGATTACAGAATTTAGGTGCGTTTGCCCTGACTCAATCAAGAAACTGGTAGCGAAGAAGTTTTAAGATTTATCGGTAAAGCTGCCATTAGTACGGTGAATTTATCTGAAGTTATAGCAAAATTAGCAGATGCAGGAATCCCGGAAGAAGATATTAGACAGATTCTTTCTAATCTCAATCTTGAAGTTATTGATTTTAATGAAGAACAAGCATTAAAAGCGGGAATGTTGCGCCCAAATACTAAATCAATCGGGCTTTCATTTGGTGATAGGGCTTGTTTAGCATTAGGTATTATTCTTAATCAGCCTGTTCTAACAACTGATCGGTTATGGGGTAGTATTAATGTGGGAGTTGAAGTTAGAGTAGTGCGTTAGGCATTAATGAGAGGAAATAACCATGAATACAGCCAAACTTAGCAGTGATGGTACTCATCAAACAGTGATATTACCACCAGATTTTAAAATGACAGGTACAGAAGTTTATATCAAAAAAATTGGTAATGCCATTATTCTTATTAGTAAAGATAATCCTTGGCAAACTCTAATTGATAGTTTAAATCAATTTTCCGATGATTTTATGATGACTAGAGATCAACTTCCTATTGATAAAAGAGAGGAGTTTTAAATGCAATATCTTCTCGATACCAACATCTGTATTTATCTGATTAAGCAAAAGCCAGAAAAAGTTATAGCGCGATTTCAAACTTTGTCAATTTCTGATATTGGCATTTCTTCCATTACCGTTGCTGAATTAGAATATGGTGTTTATAAAAGTCAGCAACAAGAGAAAAATAAAAATGCCCTTATGCAGTTTTTACTTCCTTTAGAAATTATTGAATTTAGTCAAGATGCAGCAGTAATTTATGGATATATGAGAAGTGATTTAGAAAGTAAAGGGCTTGTTATTGGACCCATGGATATGTTAATTGCTGCTCATTCAATGAGCTTAGATATTACTCTCGTTACTAACAATATCCGCGAATTTTCTCGCATTCCTAATCTATTATTAGAAAATTGGGCAGAGTAAGTTAATGAAATGTAATGCACCGTTTTTTATTAATATTTAACTGTCAGAATTAGGATAACCAGGATTAAAGGATTAACAGGATTATATTTGATATTGATATTCTGGAATATTTGAATTAGCGCCATTTCAGAAAATGTAGATGAATATTAAAAAAATATCCTGTACATCCTCAAATCCTGTGCATCCTGATTCAGACAAAAAGGATTAACAGGATACAGTATAGTAAATTTAACAAAGTAATCGCATTGGAATAATATGACCAAAACAATATACATAGAAACAAGTATTATTGGTTATTTAACAGCAAGACCTAGTAAAAATTTGATAGTTGCTGCTAATGCAGAATTAACAAGAGACTGGTGGGATAATCAGCGAAACTCCTTTACTATTTACATTTCTCCACTGGTATTGCAAGAAGTAGCAAAAGGTGATGCAGAAATGGTGAATAAAAGACTAGAAGTTTTAAATAACTTTCCTTTACTTGATATCACAGAATCAGTACAAAATTTAGCACAGGAATTCCAAAAACAAAGTAATTTACCACCCAGTGCTGCTTATGATACTGTTCACATTGCTACAGCTACCGTCTATGGATTGGATTATCTGTTAACATGGAATTGTAAGCACATTGCTAACCCCTATATTCAGAAAAAACTCTCACAGATTGCTGATAGTTTAGGGTATGAATTGCCAACAATATGTACACCTTATGAAATGTTAGGAGAATAATTTATGTGGAATGATGAAGTTTTGGCAGAAATTCGCAAAATAAGAGATGAACAAGCTAAGTCATTTAATTATGATTTGGCTGCTATTTGTGCTGATTTAAGAAAACAACAAGCAACAAGTGGAAGAAAGATTATTTCTCTTCCATTGAAGAAAGTAGTTCTCTCACGCTAATTTTGTATGGTGCATTAATACAAGATGATGCACCTTTTTCTATTAATATTTAACTGTCTGATAGCGTAGCGTGGCGCAAGCCATATCAGGATATCCACCGATTAAAAGATTAACAGGATTGTATTTGATATTGATATTGTGGAATATTTAAATTAGCGCAATTTCTAAGTAATTCCAGTTCATAATAATCGGGTAAAATCAGTTTATGTTAAACGAGTATTAGAATTAATAGAAGGAGAGTAATCATGAATTATCCCATAGTTGTTTATCCTTGTGAAGAAGGCGGTTTTGTAGCAGAAATTCCCGCATTAAAAGGATGTTTAGCACAGGGTGAAACTTTAGAAGAAACCTTACAAGAATTGATAATTGTGCGAAACTTGTGGTTAGAAACAGCCGAAAAACATGGTCAAAAATTGCCAGATATTGAAGGTGCTATTGCAAAGGTGAAAGCCCTAAGTAGCGTATAAATTTTAGAATCAGGATTTCCACCGATTAAAGGATTAACAGGATTGTATTTGAGTTTGATATTCTGGAATATTTGAATTAGCGCAATTGCTGAAAATATAGATAAATATTAAAAAACATCCTGTACATCCTCAAATCCTGAGCATCCTGATTCTGACAATTTTTAGCTACAATTAAAGCATTAGAAGTGATTCAGAAAGTCAGCTATTATCCCCATTTGCTTACAAAAACAAAGAATATGATACATGAAAAAAATCTCCCAATGCTTTGGCTTGATTTTTGCTAATACTTCTTTTACCATTTATTACTTCTGAAGTAATACCTTTTGAGCCAAAAATCTCGACAATATCCTTTTGTTTGAGTTGTCTTACTGACATTAACTCATGTAATATATCTAGGGGAGTTATAGCTTTCATTTGATAGACTTTATTTTCATATTGCTCAATTAGTGTTACTAGCAACTGTAAAACTTCAGCTTGTTCATCTGTCAAATTTTCCCCTAAATCCATAAATTTATCTACTTCATTTAGTAGACGCTTATGCTCTATTTCTGTGTCGATTATACGTGGCACAGTTTCAGAAAGTAGCTTAATGTATTCTTCCTTGTTTAGTGTATTTGTCATATACAACCCCCTTTGGGGTAGAATGTTTTCACTAGGGACATAGTAAAGCCATATCCTAGATGTTTATGAGCTTCTGAGTAGTGTAATTAGACTATTGAGAGGCGAAACCCTCTAAATATTCGTTATTTTTTCCACTTATCTTCATTATATTCACTATGAGTTAATACATCCTCAATCTTAATGGTCTTGACTTTATAGGTAATTTTAGTAATTAACCGAAACTTATTTCCTCCTATATTAAAAACTGTGTAGCCTTGTACAAAATCTGCGTGTGGATAAACTTCTCTTACATCTATAATGTGTTTCCATTCTTCCTTTTGAGCAGTTTGGAGCCAAACATTAAGACTAATTTCAGCATCTGGATGAATCTTACTAAATTCAGTTAGATTTTCGATGCCAATTACTTTCATAATGTATTATTAATTTCAATTTTTTTAGTTTAAACATATGTGCTTTACTTTGTGTCCTTATTTGTGTAGCTCTATGTTCTCATAAAGAGAACCAAATGTCAAGCCTCTGTACAGGAATTTTTGGAAATTCATTTCAACTTAGAGGAAGTGTTGAAATTAGCAGCGCATAATCGTTGTGTCGCTGCAAGTGCGATCGCTCATGTTGTAGGGTGCGTTCTCCGAAAGTACAGCACCATTTTTTATTAATATTTAACTGTCTGAATCAGGATAACCAGGATTAAAGGATTAACATAAATGTAGGTTTTGTATACTACTTATTGAAGTGCGGAATGTGGGTTAAATAGTCTTCAGACTTACACAACTATCAGACTAAATGTATATTGTTGAGGACATTGGACTTGATATTTGGTGATGAGTAACATATTTTGGAGATGATGCACTATGATAATATGCCAGTTTCATAAGTGCTGAATCTGTCGCCTCAGTATTATGCAAAAAAACAGTTTTTTTATGAAAAATTTGCATAAAAATTAACTTTTAGTGGCTAAAATTCATCCATACGATAGAGTGAAGTATTTCACTTGTACTCATAAACTATAAGGATTCATATTTATTCTTTTTCTGGAATGTTAATGTTGTCCCGTGAGTCTTCTAATTTGCGCGTTC is a window encoding:
- a CDS encoding type II toxin-antitoxin system VapC family toxin produces the protein MTKTIYIETSIIGYLTARPSKNLIVAANAELTRDWWDNQRNSFTIYISPLVLQEVAKGDAEMVNKRLEVLNNFPLLDITESVQNLAQEFQKQSNLPPSAAYDTVHIATATVYGLDYLLTWNCKHIANPYIQKKLSQIADSLGYELPTICTPYEMLGE
- a CDS encoding type II toxin-antitoxin system HicB family antitoxin yields the protein MNYPIVVYPCEEGGFVAEIPALKGCLAQGETLEETLQELIIVRNLWLETAEKHGQKLPDIEGAIAKVKALSSV
- the vapC gene encoding type II toxin-antitoxin system tRNA(fMet)-specific endonuclease VapC; translation: MQYLLDTNICIYLIKQKPEKVIARFQTLSISDIGISSITVAELEYGVYKSQQQEKNKNALMQFLLPLEIIEFSQDAAVIYGYMRSDLESKGLVIGPMDMLIAAHSMSLDITLVTNNIREFSRIPNLLLENWAE
- a CDS encoding type II toxin-antitoxin system HigB family toxin, with protein sequence MKVIGIENLTEFSKIHPDAEISLNVWLQTAQKEEWKHIIDVREVYPHADFVQGYTVFNIGGNKFRLITKITYKVKTIKIEDVLTHSEYNEDKWKK
- a CDS encoding helix-turn-helix domain-containing protein — its product is MTNTLNKEEYIKLLSETVPRIIDTEIEHKRLLNEVDKFMDLGENLTDEQAEVLQLLVTLIEQYENKVYQMKAITPLDILHELMSVRQLKQKDIVEIFGSKGITSEVINGKRSISKNQAKALGDFFHVSYSLFL
- a CDS encoding antitoxin is translated as MNTAKLSSDGTHQTVILPPDFKMTGTEVYIKKIGNAIILISKDNPWQTLIDSLNQFSDDFMMTRDQLPIDKREEF